The following coding sequences are from one Carcharodon carcharias isolate sCarCar2 chromosome 13, sCarCar2.pri, whole genome shotgun sequence window:
- the LOC121286060 gene encoding transcription factor HES-5-like — MAPTNAADVINREYTEDKYTAKQKSKIMKITIEKRRRDRINSSINQLKTLLGREFQTEEPNMKLEKADILKMTVNYLKYHNQPNSPERDYNEGYSRCLQEALRFFSAQEGKNDIQKKLVTRFQRSQQLCPAKGLSCSAPLPYSATCQSSSEQPAQPNLAALWRPW, encoded by the exons ATGGCTCCGACTAATGCTGCCGACGTTATCAACAGGGAATACACAGAGGATAAATACACAGCCAAACAGAAAAGCAAA ATAATGAAGATTACGATAGAGAAAAGGCGCCGAGATCGGATAAACAGCAGCATCAACCAGCTGAAGACTTTACTGGGAAGGGAGTTTCAAACTGAAGAACCGAACATGAAACTGGAGAAGGCGGACATCCTGAAAATGACAGTGAATTACCTGAAGTATCACAACCAGC CTAACAGCCCAGAGCGCGACTATAATGAAGGATACTCCCGATGTTTGCAGGAGGCTCTGCGCTTTTTCTCTGCCCAAGAAGGCAAGAACGacattcagaagaaacttgtgACCCGTTTCCAAAGAAGTCAACAACTGTGTCCGGCCAAGGGTCTGTCCTGTTCCGCACCTCTCCCGTACTCTGCTACCTGTCAGAGCAGCTCCGAGCAACCAGCTCAGCCTAACCTCGCAGCACTCTGGAGACCCTGGTAA